In a single window of the Pseudomonadota bacterium genome:
- a CDS encoding gamma carbonic anhydrase family protein, translating into MLYSFDGKEPYIGKDTYVSKHALVIGSVEIGDNCYVGHGAILRGDYGSILIGPGTAVEEGVIVHAPPDKFCKIGEKVTIGHGAIVHAAQIGSLSVIGMGAVLSIYSEIGENTIIAEGSVVKMRQIIQGGIVAGGNPAKVIRNIAPKDVEYWGMAKQLYIDLAKKYLKKGMQEIIFSP; encoded by the coding sequence TATGTGAGCAAACACGCCCTTGTTATTGGCAGTGTAGAAATAGGAGATAACTGCTATGTTGGTCATGGTGCCATATTACGCGGTGATTATGGCTCTATCCTTATCGGCCCGGGCACAGCAGTAGAAGAAGGGGTCATTGTCCATGCGCCTCCGGATAAGTTTTGCAAAATCGGGGAAAAGGTTACAATAGGCCACGGTGCAATTGTTCATGCTGCACAAATAGGAAGTTTGAGCGTAATAGGCATGGGGGCTGTTTTAAGCATATATTCCGAGATAGGTGAAAATACCATTATTGCAGAGGGGTCGGTTGTAAAAATGAGGCAGATTATACAGGGCGGTATTGTGGCAGGAGGCAACCCTGCAAAAGTTATCCGTAATATAGCCCCAAAAGATGTAGAATACTGGGGAATGGCAAAACAACTATATATAGATCTTGCCAAGAAATACCTTAAAAAGGGGATGCAGGAAATTATCTTTTCCCCTTAA